One Telluria mixta DNA window includes the following coding sequences:
- a CDS encoding TonB-dependent receptor: MSLAVASACAALIPAYAQTTATEDSRGGDIPTTSIQQVTVTGLRQSLASSLNLKRQSDGIVDGIVAEDIGKFPDTNLAESLQRISGVSIDRVNGEGQKITVRGVGPDFNMVLLNGRQMPTSNLGDLNGRSFDFSNLASEAISQLQVYKTSRAETPTGGIGATVNVITARPLDKLGTWSSIGIKAVHDTSNNNLPGDVKASTSTTPEFSGIYSTTSKDGHWGLGVSASYQERNLGFNQASVGNGWKGPFRGDENNWGTIPQPGTAGSENITNRPKPGDIYQVPQNLNYSMTGVKRQRTNGQLTLQWQPVKELTTTLDYTYSENKLQTKRNDVSAWFNFGASASSWTNGPIAAPLVYTEFIPAGNSDIAMGGADFATKTQNKSLGFNAQWRATKDLKLEFDAHRSTAESKADSPFGSNNTLGTASFSRGDTTADFSQEFPVLSIKGANFTGAPQQVTGSVFQNGYMKGEVDQLQFKGRLRMLEASNLNFGIGTVEVKNRSAFSTQQRDAWTGATKPSDYPSSLWHADTIRQYFDQLAGSQNPNLFNTFYTFNFAQVRDVVSKASGLPALYLPKNTYDTDQRTGEKSKSLYLQFNTDWDTALPMHTAIGVRYEKTDVVSTALVPAATAITMVSANEFPVTFGAPTFTTLTGKYHHLLPSVDWDMDLRDDMKVRASYGETIGRPRYDQIAGGQILNTLARVDGGTGSQGNPALKPVKSKNFDLSWEWYYGKDSFFSVNAFYKDLENYAGQSKIDATPFNLHTPVGGALWNEASASGCGTDPACIRNYIFKNHPTAAGVTVTGVDSSGNPTGNIVGQPGDPVAHFQITTFSNQKKASLNGLEFNLQHMFGNTGFGISANYTYVHSGLRYDNGSVGEQFALVGLSNSANLVGIYENDKWNVRAAYNWRGEFLSSTFDGAGPNPNYVEPYGQLDLSVGYNVTPKLVVQAEAINLTNETSRVHGRATQQALYVTQTGPRFMLGARYKF, encoded by the coding sequence ATGAGCCTGGCTGTGGCGAGCGCCTGCGCCGCCCTCATCCCGGCCTACGCCCAGACCACCGCGACCGAAGACAGCCGCGGCGGCGACATCCCGACCACGTCGATCCAGCAGGTCACCGTCACCGGCCTGCGCCAGTCGCTGGCCTCGTCGCTGAACCTGAAGCGCCAGTCGGACGGCATCGTCGACGGCATCGTGGCCGAGGACATCGGCAAATTCCCCGACACGAACCTGGCCGAATCGCTGCAGCGCATCTCGGGCGTGTCGATCGACCGCGTGAACGGCGAAGGCCAGAAGATCACCGTGCGCGGCGTGGGCCCCGACTTCAACATGGTGCTGCTGAACGGCCGCCAGATGCCGACGTCGAACCTGGGCGACCTGAACGGCCGCTCGTTCGACTTCTCGAACCTGGCGTCGGAAGCGATCTCGCAGCTGCAGGTCTACAAGACCAGCCGCGCCGAGACCCCGACCGGCGGCATCGGCGCCACCGTCAACGTGATCACCGCGCGTCCGCTCGATAAACTGGGCACCTGGTCGAGCATCGGCATCAAGGCCGTTCACGACACGTCGAACAACAACCTGCCGGGCGACGTCAAGGCCAGTACTTCCACGACGCCGGAATTCTCGGGCATCTATTCGACGACGTCGAAGGATGGCCACTGGGGCCTGGGCGTGTCGGCCAGCTACCAGGAACGCAACCTGGGCTTCAACCAGGCCTCCGTCGGCAACGGCTGGAAGGGTCCCTTCCGCGGCGACGAGAACAACTGGGGCACGATCCCGCAGCCGGGTACCGCGGGTTCGGAAAACATCACGAACCGTCCGAAGCCCGGCGACATCTACCAGGTGCCGCAGAACCTGAACTACAGCATGACGGGCGTGAAGCGCCAGCGCACCAACGGCCAGCTGACCCTGCAGTGGCAGCCGGTCAAGGAACTGACGACGACCCTCGATTACACGTATTCGGAAAACAAGCTGCAGACGAAGCGCAACGACGTCTCCGCCTGGTTCAACTTCGGCGCGTCGGCATCGTCGTGGACCAACGGCCCGATCGCCGCGCCGCTCGTCTACACCGAATTCATCCCGGCCGGGAACAGCGACATCGCGATGGGCGGCGCCGACTTCGCCACCAAGACCCAGAACAAGTCGCTCGGCTTCAACGCCCAGTGGCGCGCCACGAAGGACCTCAAGCTGGAATTCGACGCGCACCGATCGACCGCGGAATCGAAGGCGGACAGCCCGTTCGGCTCGAACAATACGCTGGGCACCGCGAGCTTCTCGCGCGGCGACACGACCGCCGACTTCTCGCAGGAATTCCCCGTCCTGTCGATCAAGGGCGCCAACTTCACGGGCGCGCCGCAACAGGTCACCGGCTCCGTCTTCCAGAACGGCTACATGAAGGGCGAGGTCGACCAGCTCCAGTTCAAGGGCCGCCTGCGCATGCTGGAAGCGTCGAACCTGAACTTCGGCATCGGCACCGTCGAGGTCAAGAACCGCTCCGCGTTCTCCACGCAGCAGCGCGACGCCTGGACCGGCGCGACGAAGCCGTCCGACTACCCGAGCAGCCTGTGGCACGCCGACACGATCCGCCAGTACTTCGACCAGCTGGCCGGCAGCCAGAACCCGAACCTGTTCAACACCTTCTACACCTTCAACTTCGCGCAGGTGCGCGACGTGGTCTCGAAGGCATCCGGCCTGCCCGCGCTGTACCTGCCGAAGAACACGTACGACACGGACCAGCGCACCGGCGAAAAATCGAAGAGCCTGTACCTGCAGTTCAACACGGACTGGGATACGGCGCTGCCGATGCACACCGCGATCGGCGTGCGCTACGAGAAGACGGACGTCGTCTCGACGGCACTCGTGCCGGCGGCCACCGCCATCACGATGGTGTCTGCCAACGAGTTCCCGGTCACGTTCGGCGCCCCGACGTTCACCACACTGACCGGCAAATACCACCACCTGCTGCCATCGGTCGACTGGGACATGGACCTGCGCGACGACATGAAGGTGCGCGCGAGCTATGGCGAGACCATCGGCCGTCCGCGCTACGACCAGATCGCCGGCGGCCAGATCCTGAATACGCTGGCGCGCGTCGACGGCGGCACGGGCTCGCAGGGGAACCCGGCGCTGAAGCCGGTCAAGTCGAAGAACTTCGACCTGTCGTGGGAGTGGTACTACGGGAAGGACAGCTTCTTCTCCGTGAACGCGTTCTATAAAGACCTGGAGAACTACGCGGGCCAGTCGAAGATCGACGCCACGCCGTTCAACCTGCACACCCCGGTCGGCGGCGCGCTGTGGAACGAAGCCTCGGCCTCCGGCTGCGGCACGGACCCGGCCTGCATCCGCAACTACATCTTCAAGAATCACCCGACCGCCGCGGGCGTGACGGTGACGGGTGTGGACAGCAGCGGCAACCCGACGGGCAACATCGTCGGCCAGCCGGGCGATCCGGTGGCGCACTTCCAGATCACGACGTTCTCGAACCAGAAGAAGGCGAGCCTGAACGGCCTGGAATTCAACCTCCAGCACATGTTCGGCAACACCGGCTTCGGCATCTCGGCGAACTACACGTACGTGCACTCCGGACTGCGGTACGATAACGGCAGCGTGGGCGAACAATTCGCGCTGGTCGGCCTGTCGAACTCCGCGAACCTCGTCGGCATCTACGAGAACGACAAGTGGAACGTGCGCGCGGCGTACAACTGGCGCGGCGAGTTCCTGTCGTCGACGTTCGACGGCGCGGGCCCGAATCCGAACTACGTGGAGCCGTACGGCCAGCTCGACCTGTCGGTCGGCTACAACGTCACGCCGAAACTGGTCGTGCAGGCGGAAGCCATCAACCTGACGAACGAGACGAGCCGTGTCCACGGCCGGGCCACGCAGCAGGCCCTGTACGTGACACAGACCGGACCGCGTTTCATGCTGGGCGCCCGCTACAAGTTCTGA
- a CDS encoding glycoside hydrolase family 16 protein, producing the protein MSTFRAAAVLAVFLSTGAVVNAQTANVPLTQPPGWVLDWNDEFDGPTLDRTKWVPETGGDGWGNEELEFYTDRPENVRVGGGNLVIEARKEDHGGRHYTSARIKTAGKVERTYGRYEARIKIPRGQGIWPAFWLLGADVGKAGWPRCGEIDIMENIGREPDFVHGTLHGPGYSGDKAIGKPQRLEKGNYADDYHVYAVEWEPREIRWYRDGILYHTARPDTVTGDWVFEHPFFVILNLAVGGAWPGNPDAATVLPQQMLVDYVRVYRRAR; encoded by the coding sequence ATGTCCACGTTTCGCGCTGCCGCCGTGCTTGCCGTTTTCCTGTCCACGGGGGCCGTGGTCAACGCGCAAACGGCGAACGTGCCGCTCACGCAGCCGCCCGGCTGGGTGCTGGACTGGAACGACGAATTCGACGGCCCGACCCTCGACCGCACGAAATGGGTGCCGGAAACCGGCGGCGACGGCTGGGGCAACGAGGAGCTGGAGTTCTACACGGACCGGCCGGAGAACGTGCGCGTCGGCGGCGGCAACCTCGTCATCGAAGCGCGCAAGGAAGACCACGGCGGCCGTCACTACACCTCCGCGCGCATCAAGACGGCCGGCAAGGTCGAGCGCACGTACGGCCGCTACGAGGCGCGCATCAAGATCCCGCGCGGGCAGGGGATCTGGCCCGCGTTCTGGCTGCTCGGCGCCGACGTGGGCAAGGCCGGGTGGCCCCGCTGCGGCGAGATCGACATCATGGAAAACATCGGCCGCGAGCCGGACTTCGTGCATGGCACCCTGCACGGTCCCGGCTACAGCGGCGACAAGGCCATCGGCAAGCCGCAGCGCCTCGAGAAGGGAAACTATGCCGACGACTACCACGTCTACGCCGTCGAATGGGAGCCGCGCGAGATCCGCTGGTACCGCGACGGCATCCTGTACCACACGGCGCGGCCCGACACCGTCACCGGCGACTGGGTGTTCGAGCATCCGTTCTTCGTGATCCTGAATCTCGCCGTCGGCGGCGCCTGGCCCGGCAACCCGGATGCGGCGACCGTGCTCCCGCAGCAGATGCTGGTCGACTACGTGCGCGTCTACAGGCGCGCACGTTGA
- a CDS encoding serine hydrolase domain-containing protein, whose amino-acid sequence MQTFSDPEIQRAMRREQVQGLAVATIENGKVAQVKVFGTRNAALGQPLTPDTIMAGGSLTKAAFAYMLLQLADEGRLDLDAPVTKLLPHPLPTYRVRPYDFSDLAGDARWQTLTPRILLAHGGGLADYRWMEPGSRLRIHTDPGERYAYSSEGYAILQLIVEEGLGLDVAQEMRRRVFDRFGMRRTSMHWRAEFAENAADGYAFDGTLQPHERRYRVRAAGSMETTIADQAKLWAGIMRGDGLRPDTRAAFTTGWLPIASRRRFPAFGGAETAWPQKLAAGLGVVTFEDRTGPGWFDGGHDDSTADFVLCLETGQRCVVMLSNDVRAERLFPELGRQALGPDDMPWSWEYDWLDQP is encoded by the coding sequence ATGCAGACGTTCTCCGACCCGGAGATCCAGCGCGCGATGCGGCGCGAGCAGGTGCAGGGCCTGGCCGTCGCGACGATCGAGAACGGCAAAGTCGCGCAGGTGAAGGTGTTCGGCACGCGCAACGCGGCACTCGGCCAGCCGCTGACGCCGGACACGATCATGGCCGGCGGCTCCCTGACCAAGGCAGCCTTTGCGTACATGCTGCTGCAGCTGGCCGACGAGGGCCGGCTTGACCTCGATGCACCCGTCACGAAGCTGTTGCCGCATCCGTTGCCCACGTACCGCGTGCGTCCCTACGACTTTTCCGATCTCGCCGGCGACGCGCGCTGGCAGACGCTCACGCCGCGCATCCTGCTGGCCCACGGCGGCGGCCTCGCCGACTACCGCTGGATGGAGCCCGGCAGCCGGCTGCGCATCCACACCGATCCGGGCGAGCGTTACGCCTATTCCAGCGAGGGCTATGCGATCCTGCAGCTGATCGTGGAAGAGGGGCTCGGCCTGGACGTGGCACAGGAGATGCGCCGGCGCGTGTTCGACCGCTTCGGCATGCGCCGGACGAGCATGCACTGGCGCGCGGAGTTCGCGGAGAACGCGGCGGACGGCTATGCCTTCGACGGCACCCTGCAGCCGCACGAGCGCCGCTACCGCGTGCGCGCGGCCGGCTCGATGGAGACGACGATCGCCGACCAGGCGAAGCTGTGGGCCGGCATCATGCGCGGCGATGGGCTGCGGCCCGACACGCGCGCCGCTTTTACGACCGGGTGGCTGCCGATCGCGTCGCGCCGTCGATTCCCCGCGTTCGGCGGGGCCGAGACGGCATGGCCGCAGAAGCTCGCGGCAGGCCTGGGCGTCGTCACGTTCGAGGACAGGACGGGCCCAGGCTGGTTCGACGGGGGCCACGACGATTCGACGGCGGACTTCGTGCTGTGCCTGGAGACGGGCCAGCGCTGCGTGGTGATGCTGTCGAACGACGTACGGGCGGAGCGCCTGTTTCCGGAACTGGGCCGGCAGGCGCTCGGTCCCGACGACATGCCCTGGAGCTGGGAATATGACTGGCTGGATCAACCTTGA
- a CDS encoding MFS transporter, producing the protein MSPSPSPTEVLDSPRHDAVNHPDMPTWLMLLIAAACGLIVANLYYVQPLVGPIRADIGLPAGAAGLLVTLTQLGYVAGLLLVVPLGDLLENRKLVLALVALLVVALVAAPIAPALGHPAPAFLACSLLIGFGAVAVQVLVPYASHMAAEHVRGRVVGNIVSGLMFGIMLARPVASFITHAWSWQGVYVMSAVLMVVLGIVLRVLLPTRRPHSTLGYGALLASMAGLVRDLPVLRRRAIYQAGMFGAFSVFWTVVPLLLASPAYGMNQRDIAWFALAGVAGTIAAPLSGRVADRGWTRPATVFCMLLGLLSFVPTLGLADGGRFGVGILVAAAIALDFAVSGNLVLGQRAIYALGAEVRGRVNGLYMATFFLGGASGSALGAWSYAHGGWQAACAVGMGLIGAVFLIFLTEPRKVTSTS; encoded by the coding sequence TTGTCCCCATCGCCTTCGCCCACCGAGGTGCTCGACAGTCCGCGGCATGACGCCGTAAATCACCCCGACATGCCCACGTGGCTGATGCTGCTGATCGCCGCCGCGTGCGGCCTGATCGTCGCGAACCTGTATTACGTCCAGCCGCTCGTCGGTCCGATCCGCGCGGACATCGGCCTGCCGGCCGGCGCCGCGGGCCTGCTCGTCACGCTGACGCAGCTCGGCTATGTCGCGGGCCTGCTGCTCGTCGTGCCGCTGGGCGACCTGCTGGAAAACCGCAAGCTCGTGCTGGCTCTCGTCGCCCTGCTGGTGGTCGCGCTCGTCGCGGCGCCCATCGCCCCGGCGCTCGGTCATCCGGCGCCCGCGTTCCTTGCGTGCTCGCTCTTGATCGGCTTCGGCGCCGTGGCCGTGCAGGTGCTCGTGCCGTACGCGTCGCACATGGCGGCCGAACACGTGCGGGGTAGAGTCGTCGGCAATATCGTCAGCGGCCTGATGTTCGGGATCATGCTGGCCCGGCCCGTCGCCAGTTTCATCACGCACGCGTGGTCGTGGCAGGGCGTCTACGTAATGTCGGCCGTGCTGATGGTGGTGCTCGGGATCGTGCTGCGCGTGCTGCTGCCGACGCGCCGGCCGCATTCGACCCTGGGCTATGGCGCGTTGCTCGCCTCGATGGCGGGCCTGGTACGCGACCTGCCCGTGTTGCGCCGCCGCGCCATCTACCAGGCGGGCATGTTCGGCGCGTTCAGCGTGTTCTGGACCGTCGTGCCGCTGCTGCTCGCCAGCCCGGCCTACGGCATGAACCAGCGCGACATCGCGTGGTTCGCGCTGGCCGGCGTCGCGGGCACGATAGCGGCGCCGCTCTCGGGCCGCGTCGCGGACCGCGGCTGGACGCGTCCCGCGACGGTGTTCTGCATGCTTCTCGGCCTGCTGTCGTTCGTCCCGACGCTGGGCCTGGCGGATGGCGGCAGGTTCGGCGTCGGCATCCTCGTGGCGGCCGCGATCGCGCTCGATTTCGCCGTGTCGGGCAACCTGGTGCTGGGGCAGCGCGCGATCTACGCGCTGGGCGCGGAAGTGCGCGGCCGCGTCAACGGCCTGTACATGGCGACGTTCTTCCTGGGCGGCGCGAGCGGATCGGCCCTGGGGGCGTGGAGCTATGCGCACGGCGGCTGGCAGGCCGCGTGCGCCGTGGGGATGGGATTGATCGGGG